The Aquamicrobium sp. DNA segment CGGCTTGCCGAGGCCCTTTTCCAGCGCCTCCAGCTCGGCCTGCATCGAGCGGCCGGCATAGGAAGGCAGCACCCGCGCCAGCCCCTCGGTCGAGGCATGCGCCCGGTGGGCGGCGGAGAAGGCGTCGTTGACGTAGATGTCGCCATTGGCGGCCAGCGCCGCGACGAAGTCCGGCTCGTTCTTCTCCTCGCCCTTGTGGAAGCGGGTGTTTTCGAGAAGCAGGATGTCGCCGCCCTTCATCGCCCCCACCGCGTCGGACGCCGCCGCGCCGATGCAGTCGGCGGCGAAGGCGACCGGCCGGCCGAGCACCTGGGAAGCCGCCTTCGCGATCGGGGCCAGCGACTGCGCCGGGTCGGGCGCGCCCTTCGGCCGGCCGAAATGGGCGAGGAGGACGACCTTGGCGCCCTTGTCGGCAAGCTCGGTCACGGTCGGCGCGACGCGCTCGATGCGCGTTGCGTCCGTCACCGCGCCGTCCTTGACCGGAACGTTCAGATCGACGCGGACAAGCACGCGCTTGCCGGCGACATCGGCCTCGTCGAGCGTGTGGAAGCTCATGATCGTCTCCATTCTGCTGGCTGCGCGTTTCAGTCGACGCGCGCGAAAAGGGAAGGATAATCGACGACGAGGCCGTCCTCATCGAGCGGAAGGTCGGCGCGGAAGCTGCCGTCCGCCGCCTCGTATCGATAAAGACGACCGTCCTCGATCGCGGTGTAGTGCTGCCCGTCCACGAACGGGTCGAGCGTGTCGAGCGGCACGTAGAGCATGGAGAGCCGGACGGTTCCCGCCGCGCGCGTCAGCCCGAGCCGGCGGATCGGCAGCGTGTTGGTGAAGGGCGTCGCCGACAAATCGATGTCGATGCAGCCGGCGCAATCGTGGCGCGGGGCGCCCTGCGCGTCGCGCCAGTTGCCCTCGCCGTCGCCGCTCATCGCCAGACGCCGCCCGTCCGTGGTTTCGACCTCTAAGGCGCGCACGGACCAGTCCGCCGCGCAATCGATGCGGTAGCGCGCCCCGAAGGGGCGGCCCCCGTATGTGCCGATGACGACGCTCGTCGCGCGGATGCCGTCAGGTCCCGGACCGAGCGTCAGATGCTCCAGCCCCGCGCCCTCGACGGGGCGCCAGCGCACCGTCCTGTTGGCGAGAGGCCGGAACATGGCGTCGTCAGATGGTCTTGCCGAGCGCGACGGCCGTGTCGGCCATGCGGTTGGAGAAGCCCCACTCGTTGTCGTACCACGACATCACGCGCACCAAATTGCCCTCGACGACCTTCGTCTGGTCGAGCGCGAAGGTCGAGGAATGCGCGTCGTGGTTGAGGTCGATGGAGACCAGCGGCTCCTTCGTATAGGCGAGGATGCCCTTGAGCGGGCCGTCGGCGGCCGCCACCAGCGCGGCGTTGACCTCGTCGACGGTGACGTTTTTCTTCGGCACGAACTTGAAGTCGATGACCGAGACGTTCGGGGTCGGCACACGGATCGACACGCCGTCGAGCTTGCCCTTGAGCTCCGGCAGTACGAGGCCGACGGCCTTGGCCGCGCCGGTCGAGGTCGGGATCATCGACAGGGCCGCCGCGCGGGCGCGGTAGAGGTCCTTGTGCATGGTGTCGAGCGTCGGCTGGTCGCCCGTATAGGCGTGCACCGTCGTCATGAAGCCCTTCTCGATGCCGAAGGCGTCGTTCAGCACCTTGGCCACCGGCGCGAGGCAGTTGGTGGTGCAGGAGGCGTTGGAGATGACGATGTGGTCCTTGGTGAGCTTGTCGTGGTTGACGCCGTAGACGACGGTCAGGTCCGCATTGTCGGCCGGGGCCGAGACGATGACGCGCTTGGCGCCGCCGGCGATGTGGGCCGAGGCCTTTTCCTTCGAGGTGAAGATGCCGGTGCATTCGAGCACGATGTCGACGCCCAGTTCGCCCCACGGCAGCTTGGCCGGGTCGCGCTCGGCGAACACCTTGAACGAGTCGGAGCCGACAGTGATGGTGTCGCCAGAGACCTTCACCTCGCTCGGGAAGCGGCCGTGGACGCTGTCGTAGCGCAGGAGATGCGCGTTGGTCTCCACCGGGCCGAGGTCGTTGATCGCCACCACGTCAATGTCCTTGCGGCCACTCTCATAGATGGCGCGGACGATGTTGCGGCCGATGCGGCCAAATCCGTTGACGGCGACTTTGACGGTCATGTGCGATCTCCCGACGGGCTGAAAAGCGAGGTTTTCCGGCAACATGGAGCGGGCCACGCGCCGAAGCTGCGTTTCCTTAGCCGCGCCTCCACGAAGAATCCAGCGCCGCCGGCGGATAAAACCGATTAGCATGAACGGGGTTACACACCGGCGACTTCACCACGACCGCTCGCGCTGCCCCTCACCTGCCTGCCGGCATCCTCTCCCCGTGAACGGGGAGAGGAGAGATGGCCGCGACGTTGCCGCTTCTTCCTTCTCCCCGTTCACGGGGAGAAGGTGCCCGAAGGGCGGATGAGGGGCGGCGCTAAGGTTCGATCGCCAGCCCGTGCCCGTCAGCCCCGCGCCAGTCGCTTCTCGGCCGCTGCGACCACCGCCTCGGCGGTGATGCCGAAATGCGGATAAAGGTCCTCGATGCGGCCCGAGGCGCCGAAGCCGGTCATGCCGACGAACAGGCCGTCCGAGCCGA contains these protein-coding regions:
- a CDS encoding putative glycolipid-binding domain-containing protein; this translates as MFRPLANRTVRWRPVEGAGLEHLTLGPGPDGIRATSVVIGTYGGRPFGARYRIDCAADWSVRALEVETTDGRRLAMSGDGEGNWRDAQGAPRHDCAGCIDIDLSATPFTNTLPIRRLGLTRAAGTVRLSMLYVPLDTLDPFVDGQHYTAIEDGRLYRYEAADGSFRADLPLDEDGLVVDYPSLFARVD
- the gap gene encoding type I glyceraldehyde-3-phosphate dehydrogenase, with amino-acid sequence MTVKVAVNGFGRIGRNIVRAIYESGRKDIDVVAINDLGPVETNAHLLRYDSVHGRFPSEVKVSGDTITVGSDSFKVFAERDPAKLPWGELGVDIVLECTGIFTSKEKASAHIAGGAKRVIVSAPADNADLTVVYGVNHDKLTKDHIVISNASCTTNCLAPVAKVLNDAFGIEKGFMTTVHAYTGDQPTLDTMHKDLYRARAAALSMIPTSTGAAKAVGLVLPELKGKLDGVSIRVPTPNVSVIDFKFVPKKNVTVDEVNAALVAAADGPLKGILAYTKEPLVSIDLNHDAHSSTFALDQTKVVEGNLVRVMSWYDNEWGFSNRMADTAVALGKTI